The following are from one region of the Desulfurispira natronophila genome:
- a CDS encoding type IV pilus modification PilV family protein — MENFVLLRHKEAKFSPRSAVAAVITRSSRGFSLIELIVFIVVIGIAASAIMGVFAPVLQGAPTSADILRKSYLAMERVELIYARGGCSSADCDDEFTSSGWCDVEPCNPPLMINQEIEEAHPGYSSENNPVYDVTVEVDSSFEFIFREVHLGQQQ, encoded by the coding sequence ATGGAGAATTTTGTTTTGCTGCGCCATAAAGAAGCAAAATTTTCTCCCCGCTCAGCCGTAGCCGCGGTCATAACCCGGTCGTCTCGCGGCTTCTCTCTGATAGAGCTCATAGTCTTTATCGTCGTCATCGGTATTGCTGCTTCCGCTATCATGGGAGTTTTTGCACCAGTGCTGCAGGGGGCGCCCACCAGTGCGGATATTCTTCGGAAATCTTATCTGGCCATGGAGCGTGTGGAGCTGATCTACGCCAGGGGAGGTTGCAGTTCTGCTGACTGTGATGACGAGTTTACAAGTAGTGGCTGGTGTGATGTTGAGCCATGCAATCCACCGTTGATGATTAACCAGGAGATCGAAGAAGCACACCCAGGCTATTCCAGTGAAAATAATCCAGTATATGACGTAACAGTAGAGGTTGACAGTAGCTTTGAGTTTATTTTCAGGGAAGTACATTTGGGGCAACAACAGTGA
- a CDS encoding prepilin-type N-terminal cleavage/methylation domain-containing protein has product MKRGKSGFTLFEVIITLTIIGVLFAATAPLLRSAIESYFLARDMSDELMQINIAMERMTREIRGSEIHSVEGNTALSVYTEAGLVCFVSEGGRIYRGENASASDCFGHINSVPLTSSILSHGELFGYFDFGSDCGDLVISSDPTDANVVTLAIQASTYSNPFRTAVYVQLEANSCFE; this is encoded by the coding sequence GTGAAGCGTGGCAAGTCTGGCTTTACCCTATTTGAGGTAATTATTACCCTGACCATTATAGGGGTTCTTTTTGCTGCGACCGCCCCTCTCCTGCGCAGTGCCATTGAGTCCTACTTTTTAGCCCGTGATATGAGTGATGAGTTAATGCAGATTAACATCGCAATGGAGCGTATGACGCGGGAAATTCGTGGCAGCGAAATACATTCAGTCGAGGGCAATACGGCTTTATCGGTATACACAGAAGCTGGGCTGGTGTGCTTTGTGTCAGAAGGTGGTCGCATATATCGTGGAGAAAATGCCAGTGCAAGTGATTGTTTTGGCCACATCAATTCAGTTCCTTTGACATCAAGCATATTGAGTCATGGAGAGCTCTTTGGTTATTTCGATTTTGGCAGCGATTGTGGCGATCTGGTGATCAGCAGTGACCCCACAGACGCCAACGTTGTCACCTTGGCTATACAAGCAAGCACCTATAGTAATCCATTTCGCACAGCAGTGTATGTACAGCTAGAAGCCAACTCTTGTTTTGAATAA